In the Populus trichocarpa isolate Nisqually-1 chromosome 1, P.trichocarpa_v4.1, whole genome shotgun sequence genome, one interval contains:
- the LOC7455767 gene encoding zinc finger CCCH domain-containing protein 14 has translation MEFGGGHRKRTRNDAAFNGNGGHKKNRQEMESFSTGIGSKSKPCTKFFSTSGCPFGEGCHFLHYVPGGFKAVSQMLNVGGSPALPPASRNQGVPTLSYQDRSSPPSVKSRLCNKYNTVEGCKFGDKCHFAHGEWELGKASAAPSYEDPRAMGPIPGRMSRHMEHPHQGHGAAASFGSSATTKISIDASLAGAIIGKNGVNSKHICRVTGAKLSIRDHEADPKKRSIELEGSFDQISQASDMVRQLISNVGQASGPPIKNQAMHSSGGSNNFKTKICENFNKGSCTFGDRCHFAHGAEELRKSGM, from the exons ATGGAATTTGGCGGCGGTCACCGGAAGAGAACCAGAAACGACGCTGCTTTTAATGGCAATGGTGGCCACAAAAAGAACAGACAAG AAATGGAGTCCTTTTCAACTGGTATAGGAAGCAAATCGAAGCCATGCACAAAGTTTTTCAG TACTTCTGGATGTCCATTTGGTGAGGGATGCCATTTCTTGCATTATGTTCCTGGTGGCTTCAAAGCTGTGTCTCAGATGCTTAATGTTGGTGGCAGCCCAGCTCTTCCACCAGCATCCAGAAATCAAGGTGTCCCAACCCTTTCTTATCAAGATCGCTCTTCTCCTCCATCTGTGAAGTCCCGTTTGTGCAATAAATACAACACAGTTGAAGGTTGCAAGTTTGGTGATAAATGCCACTTTGCCCATGGTGAGTGGGAGCTTGGGAAGGCTTCTGCTGCTCCATCATATGAGGATCCTCGTGCCATGGGGCCAATTCCAGGCAGGATGAGTAGACACATGGAGCATCCACACCAAGGTCATGGTGCTGCAGCCAGCTTTGGGTCCTCTGCAACTACTAAGATCAGTATTGATGCATCACTTGCTGGAGCCATCATTGGAAAAAACGGTGTTAACTCGAAGCATATTTGTCGTGTTACTGGAGCCAAGCTTTCCATAAGGGATCATGAGGCAGACCCTAAAAAGAGGAGCATAGAGCTCGAGGGTTCATTTGATCAGATCAGTCAAGCAAGTGACATGGTTCGCCAGCTTATTTCAAATGTCGGTCAAGCCTCTGGGCCTCCCATAAAAAACCAAGCAATGCACTCTTCTGGTGGATCAAACAACTTCAAGACCAAGATCTGTGAGAACTTTAACAAAGGATCTTGCACTTTTGGGGATAGGTGCCATTTTGCACATGGTGCTGAGGAATTGCGCAAGTCGGGAATGTGA